ttgaaattttcagtttaccaCGAGCAACAGACAATGGCACCCATGGAGTGGCGATCGGGGACCTACCGAATTTTCTGGCCGTTTCCACAGATTTGGAGACCTTTATTGAACTTTCGACTGCCAACGTTCGGGGTTGCAAACAATTGGAacgattaatttgtaattttcatacaggtttaggaaaacggggagcacggaaatcctgtgcgatttcgttattcaccaatgacgccaaccgtaagctaacgcaatgcagacaacaatttaaagaatGGAAAGGATCCGAAGTAGCTTATCTTGGAGAGAATCGCTGGGTGTTCTCAGCCGTTACAGCTCATGAGGTGGTGTTCTCATGTCCGATCGGTAGCAGCCAAGGGCCCCCGCAATCACTGTTGCTGCCTCCGTTTGGGATTTTTGATGTCCCTCCTGGATGTACGGCTCGAACGGAAGACTGGGTCTTCCCCGCCAGTTTAGACGGACGATTGGAGGCCTCGTTAGATCCTCTGGTGGCACCCACGCTGGCCGCAGTGGGGTTTAATGTAACAACGTTCAAATCGGTCGCCATCATTGAGCTCCCGAAGGCGAATGCCacatcaattaatttcatcagCGACCTACTGCGCCGAAACGACGGTGCTCGTGCGTCGTCTGAAATGACAGGATTCCAGATTCAAGAgttaatgaagaagacgaccgAAGAATTTCAGCTGTCGGAGCCAAGATATCCGTTTGAACTTCTGATCATGTTACTATTACTAGTGGTGGCAACAACTTATCTCAGTTACCAAACTGTTTGGCTGAGAGGCCGTATGAGGGCCCACGAACAATTAGATGTTCAAGACGATCACTTCCTACCGCACCTCGAACAGGTGGCGGAGGTTTGACACGacatttcctttgtttttttaaatgcttctTTTGGGGTGTttgtttggaattttttgttttcgggattttttgtttgttctttattttggtgtgttgggttttctgatttagggttttaatACTTTTTGGGGGTTACCGTTCTGGGGGTTTTATGTTTATCAAGCAGTCGGGGCGACCGCCTTCACGAGGGGGatctgtcacgtggagatcacgtgacatacgcgtgagacacaccacacactcacctccttcttggaaacaagcaagggcgaatgtacgagtacattcgaccttgttttgtctgaatgttgcggtagcatcacaggacgcttgcaccttgtctaacgcttcggggaaacaagcaagggcgaatgtactcgaacgttcggccttgctttgtagtaaatggttaagggtatcttcttcttttgtagaaacaagcaagggcggatgtactcgtacaaccgaccttgctcagtaataagtcatacgggttatttcgattgttcgtagagacagcaagggcgaaagcactcgatgattcaaccttgctgttcacctaccataaataggcggtgtagtgtctcttgaatgcaatgttcttacttgacgtcttaccgtgtggacgtcctaatacactcgtgttacacatcacccccaagtgtaacaatatCTTGGCTCGCAAGATCACTGCCACTAACATGGATGATTTCATTGGAAttgtctaaagtttcaatttgaaaattgaCCAGTTCTTCATTAGCACTATGTACACTCTCATCATCATTCTCATTTAATTGCTCATCAATAGTTTTTCTTAATCTCCGGGCTCTCTGTCTTGTGCCTACAAACACTTTAACCTTTCGCTTATTCATTGCAGCTGGCAATGATAGTATAGGAAAGAGTGATTAACTTATAACAGTATTGTCTATCTATCCAGAGGAAGCACGACTAGTATTAACtatatttatgtttaaataatgtgtgtgtgttatatTACCAAATGGTGAACGTGCCCACCAATATTGGTCTGACTTAGTGAAACACTGTTGATAGCAATTGGTTACTCCAGAACGAACAGAAcctacaagaagaagaaaaaatttagcTAAACCAGGCtatagaaaatcaaaaaaaaataccaactttattttaaataaaggACGGTAATAAGCTGCAACACTGAAGAGATACGCTTCTCACGAATGGTCTTTACGAGCAACAACTGGCGCAatgaacaaaatcaaatatgaaaGGTTAGTAAACGAGTGTGAGCTCAATACTCCATTCAAAATAAAGCAATAAAGCAGCACGGTTTACCTTTGTTTAAAGAATCCAAGTAACGTAAAGTAATCTGAAGTCGTGATGTTCACTTCGTTCTGTTTCCTTTCTCGTGGTTTCAATAGCAGACGCAATCTAGTTTGATGCATTTCATTATTCTAACAAGGTTGTAAAGTATAatttaaactaataataaaatttcagATGCTTAAGATTAGCGCAAAAACACTGTGAtaatgttaataaaaaaaatatcattattttttaaatataaaaaaaccttttttagTGGTATTATTGAAATGCAGTATAAAGGCAACTCAAAGCATGATGATATCGATCATTTTCAAACGGACATATATGTTTGCGAAGCGTGGTCGCTAGGTCTTCTGCTCTCGACGAGAACGAAACCTTTCAATGTCTCATTTGATAGTGGAAATTCCAAAAATATTACCCGAAAAGGGTAACTGGATATTTGTGGCTGCCGAAAATTGGATAGAAAACGATTTTCTGTATTTACCAGACAAATCTTACTCGGTTGCCTACAAAACCCAACTTTTAAAGGGTGGGATGCCACCCGATGTGAAGAAATGGGACAGTCATCCATGTTACAAAATATTGGGAACTTTTAGTACGTTgtagtatttttattttactaaCTTTCCAATGTTAAATGAAATGTAATAGGCTGattacttttgttttcttgccgTTTAGGCACATATGATGAAGCTAGGAGTAACCTTCCACGAGTAGAATCTGGTCTTCccattttaaatgattttaatACAGGCAGAGGCCaacgggaaaagaaaatgagaaagtTGAACTTGCCAGGTGAATCTATAACGGAAGTTGAAAGTGAAGAAGAATTGGGAAGTCAATCGACTAGAAAAGCAGGTCAATcctcaaagaaaaaatctcCAAAGAAACCCAGCATTGTTAGGCCTACAACTATTCTCCCTAAACCACCAGCTGGACTACGTGTCTCCAAAGGAAAAACCCTCAAAGAAGTGCAACACAAAGAAGTTTGTGAAGAGAAAGCAAGTAATGTACAGCAATTGAAACCtggtaaacaaaaatttaatttgttattattattcatgCCAAATATGCATTAACATCTTTTAATATATTTAGTCAATGCTAGCACTATACATCTCTCTACTTCTGAAGAAGGTTCATCGTGCAATGTAGATCTTACAATTCAGCCACCTACGCAGCCTGGtaattgactttttttttcaattaattgtaaaataattttttcttttgtgtttgctAGAAGGCACCATCTGTCGCTTAGATACTGCGGTAGCAGACGATTCATACGGAACACAGCACTTTGGTACTATCGCAGCGAAAAGCATTTTTATTTCGTATTCTGTTTAACCTTCGTCAGTTTTCTTTAGagttttcatattttgtaCTTCATTTCAGAAAATTTACATCCGTTCTCATATCAAAATGCTGGTGGTCATTACAATTGGGGTATGCCATCGTATTGGAACGGTAATTCTCAGCAAATGAATTCTTTTTATTCGTTGCCGCCTATACAATCTCCTTCGTCTGTGCTATGTGAACTTGGAAGCAAGCATATTGGTAAATATTAATAACAAGCATTGTCCAAAATAAGACTTAACAGCTACATCTTAATTCAGTATTTAATTACTATATGGTGTTTTATCATATTTATCTTTGTTTTTAGTCGCTGATAGCAATAGAGGCACATCGAGTTCTGCAGAATATTCCTCTTATCCGATTCCTACACCATCTCCGTCACCTGACCTATGCCAATCTGGAAACAGTGGGGCAGTGCAACAGATATATCGACACCCATCTATGAAAAGAAACCTTCCTGTTATGCCTGATATTGAAGATTCTCTTGTTGGCGTTCCGGAGAAAACTAGTCGTGGTAACATTTTAatctaaatttatttttttatattattatatcaTTTTGATAGTGAAAGGGGCTTCTGGAAACGAAGATTTCATCTCAGCGTTAGCGAAAATCAATGATAAATTAAATGTGATCGAAAAATCTATCAAGCCAGTAAGTGACGATGAAGCTGCGGAAATTCAGGAAGACATTGATTCTCTTCCTTTGAAGAGTTTAGAGCAATTACattcttttgaaaaagtatTAACAACAGATAAGAACATTTACAAGAAGCTCGTAAgaat
The DNA window shown above is from Daphnia magna isolate NIES linkage group LG9, ASM2063170v1.1, whole genome shotgun sequence and carries:
- the LOC116935087 gene encoding uncharacterized protein LOC116935087 isoform X2, producing MSHLIVEIPKILPEKGNWIFVAAENWIENDFLYLPDKSYSVAYKTQLLKGGMPPDVKKWDSHPCYKILGTFSTYDEARSNLPRVESGLPILNDFNTGRGQREKKMRKLNLPGESITEVESEEELGSQSTRKAGQSSKKKSPKKPSIVRPTTILPKPPAGLRVSKGKTLKEVQHKEVCEEKASNVQQLKPVNASTIHLSTSEEGSSCNVDLTIQPPTQPEGTICRLDTAVADDSYGTQHFENLHPFSYQNAGGHYNWGMPSYWNGNSQQMNSFYSLPPIQSPSSVLCELGSKHIVADSNRGTSSSAEYSSYPIPTPSPSPDLCQSGNSGAVQQIYRHPSMKRNLPVMPDIEDSLVGVPEKTSRVKGASGNEDFISALAKINDKLNVIEKSIKPVSDDEAAEIQEDIDSLPLKSLEQLHSFEKVLTTDKNIYKKLVSRIRLLGKKNSKNSESDYVRRAWNTVFSDSLSKDVNWLGRRDRRVNNGSGKTGISSCTITKAVEDGIRSNKSFWKWNTNLSFEKPNFICAMQNLGSVRQKSTHSRQMMLVIPIKKYIEDNDQHASGFDLKIIITHVQHRHLH
- the LOC116935087 gene encoding uncharacterized protein LOC116935087 isoform X1, whose translation is MSHLIVEIPKILPEKGNWIFVAAENWIENDFLYLPDKSYSVAYKTQLLKGGMPPDVKKWDSHPCYKILGTFSTYDEARSNLPRVESGLPILNDFNTGRGQREKKMRKLNLPGESITEVESEEELGSQSTRKAGQSSKKKSPKKPSIVRPTTILPKPPAGLRVSKGKTLKEVQHKEVCEEKASNVQQLKPVNASTIHLSTSEEGSSCNVDLTIQPPTQPEGTICRLDTAVADDSYGTQHFENLHPFSYQNAGGHYNWGMPSYWNGNSQQMNSFYSLPPIQSPSSVLCELGSKHIVADSNRGTSSSAEYSSYPIPTPSPSPDLCQSGNSGAVQQIYRHPSMKRNLPVMPDIEDSLVGVPEKTSRVKGASGNEDFISALAKINDKLNVIEKSIKPVSDDEAAEIQEDIDSLPLKSLEQLHSFEKVLTTDKNIYKKLVSRIRLLGKKNSKNSESDYVRRAWNTVFSDSLSKDVNWLGRRDRRVNNGSGKTGISSCTITKAVEDGIRSNKSFWKWNTNLSFEKPNFICAMQNLGSVRQKSTHSRQMMLVIPIKKKTMINMHQASISRSSSLMFNIDIYIKKICG